The genomic region AGTTAAGATATTTATTTGATTTTTTAAGAGTTGTATTGGTTGATATGCGAAAAAAATAGTTAGAATGATGACAATAATTGCATCCGAGATTGGGAATAGAGGTTTAAGAAATGGAATTACATTAAATAAAATAAATGCAATAGATGCGCCAAGGCTGAGTATTGCATCAATGCTTGCACCGATTGCTTCAGATTTTAAGACTTCTGAACAATTTTCATTTTTTTTGTTGTAGTGCTTATAGATTAAATATAAAGCAAAACAAAGGAGAGTCATTAATGCTCCATTAGTAATGATCAAATTTAAATCTACTTTGGGAATTAGATTTGGATCAGAAATAAATGTGGAAATAGTCATCATACTTGAGAAAATAGATGAGACAAGCAATATTATTATAAGAATTGATTTGAATAAAACATAAAGAGTCTCTTTGCTATATTGACCCAAAGGATATTTTTTCCTACTCGAGGTTTCGATGTCTTTAGAAATTTTTATTGCTATTATGACTGAAATAAATTGTATGAATGAGAACAATCCGTCTATTAATACTGCTTTTGATTTGGAAAATATAAATAATATAATTCCTATAATAGCCATTAATAAGTTTAATATATTTCCACGTTTTAATGCTTTTTGCTCAATTGATAAATCCATTTTATCACCCTAATTTTTATTAGAAATTCTACTTATAATTATTTTAACATATTTGGGTTATGGTGTTCAAAAATAAAATTAAAAATAAGCGTTTATTTTGTGGTAAAATATCGTAAGGCATATTTTTAAACAATTTATTGGAGGTTATTAATTTTGTTTTTTGTAAAGGATAAGAATTTCTATAGGAAAATATTAACTATAGCTGTGCCTATAACATTACAAAGTCTTATAACTTTTGCAACTAATATGATGGATACAATAATGGTTGGAAGTCTTGGTGAGATAGCTTTGTCGGCAGCATCATTATCAGGACAGATTTTTTTTGTATTGAGTGTTTTATGTTTTGGTATAGGTGGAGGAGGAGCAGTTTTAACTTCTCAGTTTTGGGGTAAAAAAGATATTAGTTCAATTTCAAAAACATTATCGATAACGATTAAGTTAAGTTTAGTGGTTGGAATTATAGCCATGATACTTGCTTTAACTATGCCAGATAAATTACTCGGATTTTATATAAATGATTCAGCGGTTATACAGGCTGGAGTTTCTTATTTAAAATTGGCATCTCTTATTTATCCGATTTTTGCTGTATTAACTATAACATCAATAATACTCAGAACTACATCTCAAATTAAAATTTCTGTTTTGGGAAATAGCGTAGCATTTGTACTTAATGTGTTTTTCAATTATATTTTTATATTTGGTAAATTTGGAATGCCACAGATGGGTTTAACGGGAGCAGCGGTTGGTACAGTAATTTCAAGGATTGTTGAATTCTGTATAATAATGGGATATTTATTTTTTGTAGATAAAAAAATACAATTCAGATTTAAGGATTTAATTAGTTTTGACAAATTGATATTTGTAAAATATCTTAGGAGTGGTATTAATGTTCTTATAAGCGATGCACTATTAGTTGCAGGACTTACAAGTCTTACAATGATATTAGGAAGGCTTGGACCTGAAATGATTGCAGCAAATAGTATTTGTAGTATAGTAATTCAACTTTCGACGGTATTTATAAATGGAATATCAAGTTCAGGACTTGTTATAATAGGAAATACAATTGGAGAAGGGAAATTTTCGCTTGCGAAGGAGCAATCTAGGACGTTCTTATTAATTTCTATAATAGTTGGAATAATAGCATCTTTATTAATTATTATAATGAAACATTTCATTATAGATTTTTATAATGTTGAACAAGTAACAAAGGACATAGCTCATGAATTAATGAATGGGGCAATATTTATTATAATTTTCCAAGTTCCATCTTCTGTATTAACGAAAGGTATTTTGCGTGGAGGAGGAGATACAAAATTTTTGGTATTTGCTGATGTTTTGTTTTTATGGCTATTATCAATACCACTTGGTATGTTAGCAGCATTTGTGTTTAAATTTTCACCAGCTTTTATATATATTTGCTTGAAATTTGATGAAATAATAAAGGCCATTTGGTGTAGCGTAAGAATGATTGGTAATAAATGGATTAAAGATGTTACTGTAAAAAATTAATGTACTTTAATTAGAGAAGGGATTTATATGGGATGTTTATTTAGGATAATTAAATCATTCATAGTGGTATCATTATTTGTTATTATTTTAGTTCTAGCGAGAGGTTTTTTATTTTATAAGGATGCATTGGACAAGACGCCTTTAAGTGTTAAAGTGAGTGAGATTACTTCAAACTCAAATTATGTAACTATAGATAATATTTCAGATAGTATGAAAAAGTTTATTGTAACTGTTGAAGATAAGAGGTTTTATACACATAGTGGTATTGATATAACCGCAATAGTAAGTTCGATGATCAGTAATTTATCTGTTGGATATTATAAATATGGTGGGAGTACGATAACTCAACAATTAGCGAAGAATATGTATTTTTCGAATGATAAGAATATTACGAGGAAAATTGCTGAAATGTTTACTGCGTTTAAAATTGAAAGAGAGTACTCTAAAGATAAAATTTTGGAAATGTATTTAAATCAGATATATTTTGGACACGGATATTACGGAATAAATTCTGCAAGTTATGGATACTTTGGGGTATCTCCAAAGGATTTAACAAGATATCAATCTTCATTACTTGCTGGTATACCACAATCTCCTAGCATGTATGATTTAAAAACTAAAAATAAATCAATGGGAAAGCGATATTCAGTTGTTCTTAAGAATTTATTGAAAAATGGGGATATAACAATTGACGAGGTAAAGAAGTTTGAAGATGATTATAAGGCATCATGATTTGATTCATGATGCCTTTTTATTTATGTTATAATGTAATTGATTTATGTTAACTCATATTTATTAGGATAAAATTAAGGAGAATTGAGATGAATTTAAATAAAACTGAGCGAAATATAATTATAGATATTGATAATTACAAAAATAAGTATTTAAATGATCCGATTTTTACGAAATACGTAATAGAGTTTTCTGAAAAGGGTGGGGCTACAGCATTTTTAACTAATAATTTTACAAATTTTAAAATATTAAAAGAGTCAACGAGTTTACCAGTATTTTTTGAAGTTGATAGACAATTTAATGGAATAATAAATATAGATCCTGAATTTTTAATTATAGATATAGTTAACTTTGATGGTATTTATGAACAATTAAATGAATTTTTAAATGGAATTAGAGATAAATTTAAGGGAAAAATAATCGGTAAGATTTTTAATAAGAAACAGGCTATATTGGCGT from Candidatus Arthromitus sp. SFB-mouse-Japan harbors:
- a CDS encoding MATE family efflux transporter: MFFVKDKNFYRKILTIAVPITLQSLITFATNMMDTIMVGSLGEIALSAASLSGQIFFVLSVLCFGIGGGGAVLTSQFWGKKDISSISKTLSITIKLSLVVGIIAMILALTMPDKLLGFYINDSAVIQAGVSYLKLASLIYPIFAVLTITSIILRTTSQIKISVLGNSVAFVLNVFFNYIFIFGKFGMPQMGLTGAAVGTVISRIVEFCIIMGYLFFVDKKIQFRFKDLISFDKLIFVKYLRSGINVLISDALLVAGLTSLTMILGRLGPEMIAANSICSIVIQLSTVFINGISSSGLVIIGNTIGEGKFSLAKEQSRTFLLISIIVGIIASLLIIIMKHFIIDFYNVEQVTKDIAHELMNGAIFIIIFQVPSSVLTKGILRGGGDTKFLVFADVLFLWLLSIPLGMLAAFVFKFSPAFIYICLKFDEIIKAIWCSVRMIGNKWIKDVTVKN
- a CDS encoding transglycosylase domain-containing protein — protein: MGCLFRIIKSFIVVSLFVIILVLARGFLFYKDALDKTPLSVKVSEITSNSNYVTIDNISDSMKKFIVTVEDKRFYTHSGIDITAIVSSMISNLSVGYYKYGGSTITQQLAKNMYFSNDKNITRKIAEMFTAFKIEREYSKDKILEMYLNQIYFGHGYYGINSASYGYFGVSPKDLTRYQSSLLAGIPQSPSMYDLKTKNKSMGKRYSVVLKNLLKNGDITIDEVKKFEDDYKAS
- a CDS encoding cation transporter, whose translation is MDLSIEQKALKRGNILNLLMAIIGIILFIFSKSKAVLIDGLFSFIQFISVIIAIKISKDIETSSRKKYPLGQYSKETLYVLFKSILIIILLVSSIFSSMMTISTFISDPNLIPKVDLNLIITNGALMTLLCFALYLIYKHYNKKNENCSEVLKSEAIGASIDAILSLGASIAFILFNVIPFLKPLFPISDAIIVIILTIFFAYQPIQLLKNQINILTYKRIHYKSEQELMLLIEHNYPEIRIYDIFISKLGKFTEIYITLSLNGRFSIDELDEIRQELKKIVNSRITNTQIFITFSNALKKF